CACTCTTCAATATCTTCGTAAAATTTATTCAAAAATGGATTTTCATCCACGATTTCTTTCAATAAATGAAAGTGATTTGCATCTGCAATGGCTTTTGACAACGATGTTTTTCCGACGCCAATCGGACCTTCAACCGTTATAAATGGAATCGGCATCAGAAGTTCCCCCTTGAATAAATTCTAATCAGTCAATGTCCTTCATTTTATCATAGGAGTCTGTCGAAAAATAGACATTTTAAGACAATTAAGTCGAAAGAAATGGAGTCTTCCGTGATACACTATTGGCAAGGAGAGAATACAATGACACGAACACTCGATGAACACTATATGCAGCAAGCGCTTTTTGAAGCAGAAAAAGCTGGCGCATTAGGCGAAGTACCTATTGGCGCTATTATCGTGAAAGATGACCGCATTATCGCTAGAGCGCACAACCTGCGCGAAACAACACAACGCGCGACGACGCATGCAGAACTACTCGCTATCGAACAGGCGTGTGAAGAGTTAAGTAGCTGGCGTTTAGAAAATACGACCTTGTATGTGACCTTAGAGCCTTGTCCGATGTGTGCTGGGGCTATTTTACAATCCCGCATTCCTCGGGTTGTGTACGGGGCGACGGATCCGAAAGCAGGTTGCGTTCATTCCCTTTATTCCTTATTGAACGATTCTAGATTCAATCACGAATGTACCGTAACAGCGGGAGTTCTAGAGGATGAAACTGGGTCCATTTTAACTTCCTTTTTCCGCCAACTACGCGAGCAAAAAAAGAAGAGGCAGGGACATAACTAGTCT
The Paenisporosarcina cavernae genome window above contains:
- the tadA gene encoding tRNA adenosine(34) deaminase TadA gives rise to the protein MTRTLDEHYMQQALFEAEKAGALGEVPIGAIIVKDDRIIARAHNLRETTQRATTHAELLAIEQACEELSSWRLENTTLYVTLEPCPMCAGAILQSRIPRVVYGATDPKAGCVHSLYSLLNDSRFNHECTVTAGVLEDETGSILTSFFRQLREQKKKRQGHN